One segment of Phycisphaerales bacterium DNA contains the following:
- a CDS encoding biotin/lipoyl-binding protein, producing the protein MTDTNNKTELTAKQRTQKLLGRVLSIVIMALAVISVAFVWWDLDAYPRTADAFVRANIVGIAPHVEGRVEQLNVVDNQWVNKGDLLFVVDPRPYALAVEEARATLALTNLEIEALNRQVESANAYLVEQRAKATYAIDHFERLAPLLEQRFVTPDEVQKSQTQAEAAQAAVVAAAAEVDRAQRLVGNQGQANVRRQAAQAALGTAELFLEYCYVTCPFDGYVTNLNIARGEYANIGQQLFSIIDDSVWYVLANFRETLLHDIRPGMRAEVFILSCPGQRYEGVVQGVGRAIYNPEQGSMEDLANVPPTLDWVRLAQRFPVRIIITDGAARKDCRFYSGATAVAIIRGGDVEPDDERYVIPERERANLP; encoded by the coding sequence TTGACTGATACAAACAACAAGACCGAGCTCACGGCGAAGCAGCGCACCCAGAAGCTATTAGGCAGAGTGCTCTCAATTGTCATTATGGCACTAGCAGTCATTTCAGTGGCGTTTGTCTGGTGGGATCTTGACGCTTACCCAAGAACAGCTGATGCCTTCGTGAGAGCAAATATTGTTGGGATTGCACCACACGTGGAAGGTCGTGTTGAACAGCTCAATGTTGTTGACAATCAGTGGGTCAATAAGGGTGATTTATTATTTGTGGTTGACCCTCGCCCTTATGCATTAGCAGTGGAAGAGGCGCGTGCCACATTAGCGTTAACCAATCTTGAAATTGAGGCACTCAATCGACAAGTCGAATCGGCAAATGCATATCTTGTAGAGCAAAGAGCGAAAGCAACTTATGCAATTGATCACTTTGAGCGGCTTGCGCCTCTACTTGAACAGCGATTTGTAACGCCGGATGAGGTGCAGAAATCTCAGACGCAAGCAGAGGCCGCTCAAGCAGCGGTGGTTGCGGCCGCCGCCGAAGTCGATCGTGCCCAACGTCTCGTGGGAAATCAGGGGCAAGCTAATGTGCGCCGTCAGGCAGCTCAGGCTGCACTCGGGACAGCTGAGTTATTCCTTGAATATTGCTATGTGACCTGTCCTTTTGATGGGTATGTCACGAATCTCAATATTGCACGTGGCGAATACGCAAATATTGGGCAGCAACTTTTTTCTATTATTGATGACTCTGTTTGGTATGTGCTGGCAAACTTCCGAGAAACTTTATTGCATGATATTCGGCCTGGCATGAGAGCAGAAGTGTTTATTCTCTCTTGTCCAGGACAACGTTATGAGGGTGTGGTGCAGGGCGTAGGTCGAGCCATCTATAACCCAGAGCAGGGTTCTATGGAGGATCTTGCCAATGTGCCTCCAACGCTTGACTGGGTTCGACTCGCTCAGCGATTTCCGGTCAGGATCATTATCACAGATGGTGCTGCTCGTAAAGATTGCCGGTTTTATAGTGGAGCCACAGCAGTTGCCATTATTCGAGGTGGGGATGTCGAGCCCGATGACGAACGTTATGTGATTCCCGAGAGAGAAAGAGCAAATCTTCCATGA
- a CDS encoding sialate O-acetylesterase, which produces MIKLEQSLAIIFLLCTTVCGQPDVGDHSELCPGARGHLTIVLPEQRESSMQRSTARLALVQTTEPSPVKVFILAGQSNMQGKGAAKTLPWLGEDKAYGHLLKTIQNEDGTWRKRDDVWIDYLGRRGPLDVGFGSEGSEHGPLIGPEYGFGMVAGDHFDEPVLLIKAAWGGKDVAEDFKAPGSGGPGPFYVKTVEHVKDVLKNMGTYFPDLDGRSYEIAGIVWFQGWNDMVDEEKRQAYTANLAQMLRDLRRDLNAPNAPVVIGELGVDGDKAKGNIAEFRNAQAAVAEVPDLKGNVILTRTAPYYDQHAHQLFEDNVWQGPEKQKYYEIASDRPYHYLGSGKIYFLMGHAFGKDMLQLQTKGNDIAQ; this is translated from the coding sequence ATGATCAAACTAGAGCAATCACTAGCGATCATTTTTTTGCTGTGCACGACAGTGTGTGGGCAGCCGGATGTTGGAGATCACTCAGAGTTGTGCCCGGGAGCAAGGGGGCATCTCACGATCGTGTTACCAGAACAACGCGAGTCAAGTATGCAACGCTCTACTGCAAGATTGGCGCTTGTCCAAACAACTGAGCCGAGCCCTGTAAAAGTCTTCATTTTGGCGGGTCAATCCAATATGCAAGGCAAGGGCGCTGCAAAAACATTGCCATGGCTTGGTGAAGATAAAGCGTATGGACACTTACTCAAGACGATTCAAAATGAAGATGGCACGTGGCGAAAGCGTGATGATGTTTGGATTGACTATCTTGGTCGCCGTGGGCCACTTGATGTTGGTTTTGGGTCTGAAGGAAGTGAGCATGGTCCACTGATCGGTCCCGAATACGGTTTTGGTATGGTTGCTGGTGATCACTTTGATGAGCCAGTGCTTCTGATCAAAGCCGCTTGGGGTGGAAAAGATGTGGCCGAGGACTTTAAGGCACCAGGCTCAGGTGGGCCTGGTCCGTTCTATGTCAAAACCGTCGAGCATGTGAAAGATGTTCTCAAGAACATGGGCACCTATTTTCCTGACCTCGACGGTCGATCTTATGAGATTGCCGGAATTGTTTGGTTCCAAGGCTGGAACGATATGGTCGACGAAGAAAAACGTCAGGCCTACACAGCGAACTTAGCTCAAATGCTTCGTGATTTGCGTCGCGATCTAAACGCCCCCAATGCACCGGTTGTCATTGGCGAGCTTGGTGTCGATGGGGATAAGGCAAAGGGTAACATTGCAGAATTCCGGAACGCTCAGGCGGCAGTCGCTGAAGTACCAGATTTGAAAGGCAATGTGATACTGACGCGAACGGCACCGTATTATGATCAACATGCCCATCAGCTATTTGAAGATAATGTATGGCAGGGCCCGGAAAAGCAGAAGTACTATGAGATCGCATCTGATCGTCCATACCACTATCTGGGTAGCGGCAAGATTTACTTTCTCATGGGCCACGCCTTTGGGAAAGATATGTTGCAGCTACAAACCAAGGGCAATGATATCGCTCAGTAA
- a CDS encoding alpha/beta hydrolase, translated as MSYSSSQFVTSDGAEINLLIAGDGPPILLIPGWSQTAAMFKHQIEGLSTRYRVFAMDLRGHGDSSNIETGYSIDRLTLDTREIIESFDLHDLTLLGHSMGNQILWNYWRRYGADRLRGCVIAEQPASLIYSPSWSKEEILNAGALFTNEELKETCQNLKSDQAKEVTRAMLTNMIDSNISNDEFNWIVDENLKLPRHLASEYLWNCAPGDWRPVIRTIDLPTLIFSGRGSLVPWQSQEWTQKKIAGSQLNIFEPDDGGCHFMFLANPDRFNEAVLNFLDH; from the coding sequence ATGTCATATTCATCATCACAATTTGTGACCAGTGATGGCGCAGAAATCAATTTGCTCATTGCTGGCGACGGCCCCCCAATACTATTGATTCCCGGCTGGTCACAAACAGCTGCGATGTTCAAACATCAAATTGAAGGCCTGTCTACTAGATATCGCGTTTTTGCGATGGATCTGCGCGGACATGGTGACTCTTCAAATATTGAAACGGGTTATTCCATTGATCGGCTGACACTTGATACACGAGAAATTATTGAGTCATTTGACCTTCACGACCTCACGCTCTTAGGGCATTCAATGGGAAACCAAATTCTGTGGAATTACTGGCGTAGGTATGGCGCAGATCGACTCCGCGGATGTGTGATTGCAGAACAACCCGCGAGCCTGATCTATTCACCATCATGGTCTAAAGAGGAGATATTAAACGCTGGTGCACTGTTTACGAATGAAGAGCTTAAAGAGACTTGCCAAAATCTGAAGTCCGATCAAGCCAAAGAAGTGACGCGAGCAATGCTCACAAATATGATCGACAGCAACATTTCAAATGATGAATTCAATTGGATCGTAGACGAGAATCTAAAGTTACCTCGCCATCTTGCCTCGGAATATCTCTGGAATTGTGCGCCCGGCGATTGGCGCCCAGTTATTCGAACGATCGATCTTCCGACACTTATTTTTAGTGGCCGCGGCAGCTTGGTGCCATGGCAGAGTCAAGAGTGGACACAAAAAAAAATAGCTGGATCACAACTCAATATCTTTGAGCCCGATGACGGTGGCTGCCATTTTATGTTTCTAGCTAATCCAGATCGTTTCAATGAAGCAGTGCTTAACTTTTTAGACCATTAA
- a CDS encoding MarC family NAAT transporter, translating into MFTDEFIALLVALLVITDPLGNVGVFLSITEGTSKKVRREQALKGNLYACVLLLIFLWAGPWILSFFGITLNALNLGGGLIVGSIGWGLLQAKQHRKASVREEEESRESQDISFCPLAIPLIAGPGAIAVVITAGEHARNHGWAVWTAATLATFASILITWIPLHYAGHMLKIFGEVGMNAVTKIMGFLLVCIAAQMIITGVLGVLQQDAPESSTKATEPL; encoded by the coding sequence GTGTTTACCGATGAATTCATTGCTCTTCTTGTAGCGCTCCTGGTCATCACTGACCCATTAGGAAATGTCGGTGTGTTCCTCTCAATCACCGAGGGGACTTCGAAAAAAGTACGCCGAGAGCAGGCCCTCAAGGGGAACCTATATGCGTGCGTTCTTTTGCTTATCTTCCTTTGGGCCGGACCGTGGATTCTGAGCTTCTTTGGCATCACACTCAATGCCCTCAACCTCGGTGGCGGCCTTATTGTTGGCTCTATTGGCTGGGGATTATTGCAAGCCAAACAGCATCGAAAAGCATCGGTTCGAGAAGAAGAAGAGAGTCGTGAGAGCCAAGACATCTCATTTTGCCCATTGGCGATTCCACTCATTGCCGGGCCAGGTGCGATCGCTGTTGTTATTACTGCTGGCGAGCACGCTAGAAATCATGGTTGGGCCGTGTGGACCGCGGCAACCCTCGCGACATTTGCTTCCATTCTTATTACCTGGATTCCGCTTCACTATGCCGGACATATGCTCAAAATCTTTGGTGAGGTTGGAATGAACGCTGTAACAAAAATAATGGGCTTCTTGCTCGTATGCATTGCAGCACAAATGATTATCACAGGCGTGCTTGGCGTCTTACAGCAAGATGCACCAGAGTCTTCCACGAAAGCAACAGAACCCCTCTAA
- a CDS encoding MFS transporter — protein sequence MNDLKQQMPPSLITTEHCSRRTAKMGWIAWIAAAFFVTYQMAFQSSLAAMQVDLKADLNLDTNDLGLISAAFFLSYAAMQIPAGLILDRFRPACLLPAAVIATGLCGLLLAFAEGPTLALVSRLLMGAAAAFAFPGAAIVARARIAPAYLALALGLTEGSIGTGAIIGQTGVTSVLSFISWRWVIALAALMSFPLAAFVWLTVRQKCAPTPICQQEAQKAVPFSTALKQVLRRGHVWRMGLIYALLAGVVFGLGGLWNLPLQEAFGRNQTEAAELTSWMFLGLAIGCPLFGLLADRTGWGRSLLLIGCLSTSAILWPIIFVSTPWPWLLVVGCFFCLGLSVSASGLTFPLACTGVSPHLAGTTVAVVNCLGLLGAAIFLYLPGSIIALTDSHELNALQTALSGYFIAAVIASFIALIVLVRAIRRRTRGLPVT from the coding sequence TTGAATGATCTGAAGCAACAAATGCCGCCCTCACTGATTACGACTGAGCACTGCAGTCGACGCACCGCCAAGATGGGCTGGATCGCGTGGATAGCGGCAGCCTTCTTCGTGACCTATCAGATGGCATTTCAGTCGTCTTTAGCGGCTATGCAGGTTGATCTCAAGGCAGACCTCAACCTGGACACAAATGACCTGGGACTCATTTCGGCAGCTTTTTTTCTCTCATATGCTGCCATGCAGATCCCAGCAGGACTCATACTCGATCGCTTCAGGCCCGCATGCCTACTACCAGCGGCTGTTATTGCCACTGGCCTTTGTGGATTGCTCTTGGCGTTTGCCGAGGGACCTACGCTTGCGCTTGTTTCTCGTCTTCTGATGGGCGCTGCTGCCGCTTTCGCTTTCCCAGGCGCTGCAATTGTAGCGAGAGCTCGAATTGCACCTGCCTATCTCGCACTTGCGCTTGGCTTGACCGAAGGCTCTATTGGAACTGGCGCGATTATTGGCCAGACTGGTGTCACATCAGTCTTATCTTTTATCTCTTGGCGATGGGTGATCGCTCTTGCAGCGCTCATGTCATTTCCGCTGGCGGCATTTGTTTGGCTTACTGTCCGTCAAAAATGCGCTCCAACGCCTATTTGCCAACAGGAGGCTCAGAAGGCCGTTCCTTTCTCAACCGCGTTGAAACAAGTACTGAGACGAGGGCATGTTTGGCGCATGGGCTTAATTTACGCTTTACTGGCCGGCGTGGTCTTCGGCTTGGGAGGACTCTGGAATCTACCGCTTCAAGAAGCCTTTGGAAGAAACCAAACAGAGGCTGCTGAGTTAACCTCATGGATGTTTCTAGGCCTTGCTATTGGCTGCCCACTCTTCGGCCTACTTGCAGATCGCACTGGCTGGGGAAGATCCTTACTTCTCATCGGTTGCCTCAGTACGAGCGCCATTCTGTGGCCAATCATATTTGTATCAACACCATGGCCTTGGCTTCTTGTTGTTGGTTGCTTTTTTTGTTTGGGCTTATCGGTTTCAGCAAGTGGACTCACTTTTCCATTGGCTTGCACAGGTGTGAGTCCTCATCTAGCGGGCACAACAGTTGCAGTAGTAAACTGCCTTGGTCTCCTTGGGGCCGCGATCTTCTTGTATTTACCTGGATCAATCATTGCATTGACTGATTCTCACGAACTCAATGCACTTCAGACTGCACTTTCGGGTTATTTCATAGCTGCGGTCATTGCCTCTTTTATTGCCCTGATTGTTTTGGTGAGGGCCATTAGAAGACGGACCAGAGGCCTACCAGTGACATAG
- a CDS encoding glycosyl hydrolase, with product MQWSYSVSMRCSAMMASAALLCFTYSGLTQEVVEVGKGSYYATIPDGYERPSNNNGQVVTPRVSDTFQGAIPTNEWWSSLIWERYAGNSTGQNMYPLPLALKAQQGGLSLAHLKGFSISDVAYFQPFNAAVTVGVEGLLASEVEVAHAGDWSVTASWSDDEHSMQATFGHGLPYVYFDIAGGDIIVEIDEVQGTLIIDQSTVVFDVAGARYALFAPTGSQWTQDGPSVLRSALDGRGYLSIAALPDASSKTLSLFKEHAHVVVQDTQASWTYDEQAGVVNAHFELEVNVKEGKQTEPLAALFRHQWLHTAHPMLGISYASPRGLMKLVKAKTFDVALPYAGLMPWIPETGAVDDSRLTQFLQEAFAEPELFSAPDTYWLGKALGRAAQLLPLAEQVGMNVEKEQLIEQMKTELEDWLTAGSASGDVENGELSAYSKIEAENYDQANGVAVCTDQNEIQAVCSFGDGDWIQISDVDFGVTDPPGAVLRVASGVGVGGSALVELRLDSFDGPLVGNGAIANTGGWDVWTDFSIAVRSEVLEQLDGIHDLYVVCDTGYPGDVWNLDWLQFDGGNGGSSGGTDETFFARDDTWSTLIGYPSSYGSAGELNDHHFHYGYFITAAAFVAIHDPEWAASNQWGGMIDLLIKDAANWERDDDRYPYLRNFDPYAGYSLASGHQGFASGNNQESSSEAINFAYGVMLWGQATGRAEIRDLGIYLYASEAAAIAQYWFDVDNVVFPTAFPHPMISIVWNNGGDYATWWTGNVEEIHGINILPVTTATLHLGHWPQMIQDNWNYLLSRNPGQPTVWQDILWSFLAMSSGQEALEAFDLNQSYAPEPGDSRAHTYQWLASMNHLGQVVSDVTADIASYAVFENGGQRTYMAWNPTSEERQVVFSDGFTACIAAQTIQTLNDQEVVCQCQGDLNGDSQVNISDFTIFLIAFGQTGENQADFNGDLIVDINDFSIFLIGFGSVCQ from the coding sequence ATGCAATGGTCTTATTCAGTGTCCATGCGTTGTTCGGCAATGATGGCATCAGCAGCATTACTTTGCTTTACATATAGCGGGCTCACTCAAGAAGTGGTGGAAGTGGGTAAGGGCTCTTACTACGCAACCATTCCTGATGGATATGAGCGGCCAAGCAATAACAACGGGCAGGTTGTTACGCCACGCGTCAGCGATACATTCCAGGGTGCAATTCCTACGAATGAGTGGTGGAGTTCACTGATCTGGGAAAGGTATGCGGGAAATTCGACCGGGCAAAACATGTATCCACTGCCTTTGGCACTGAAAGCTCAGCAAGGAGGGCTTAGCCTAGCGCATTTAAAGGGTTTTAGTATTAGTGACGTGGCCTATTTTCAGCCTTTCAATGCGGCAGTCACTGTTGGTGTAGAAGGCCTGCTGGCATCAGAAGTAGAAGTCGCCCATGCAGGGGATTGGTCAGTCACGGCGTCGTGGTCTGATGATGAACATTCAATGCAGGCGACTTTTGGGCATGGTCTCCCATACGTTTACTTTGATATTGCCGGTGGTGACATCATTGTTGAGATCGATGAGGTGCAGGGAACCCTAATAATTGATCAGAGTACGGTGGTGTTCGATGTGGCTGGTGCTCGTTATGCATTATTTGCTCCAACGGGATCCCAGTGGACACAAGATGGGCCATCAGTTCTGCGTTCAGCACTCGATGGTCGAGGTTATCTCAGTATTGCAGCACTTCCTGATGCTTCAAGTAAGACACTCTCACTCTTTAAGGAGCATGCTCATGTCGTGGTCCAAGACACACAAGCATCTTGGACTTATGACGAACAGGCAGGCGTAGTCAATGCGCACTTTGAATTGGAAGTGAATGTCAAAGAAGGAAAGCAAACGGAACCTTTGGCAGCACTATTCCGACATCAATGGTTGCATACCGCGCATCCCATGCTCGGTATAAGCTATGCCTCACCTCGCGGCCTTATGAAGTTAGTTAAAGCAAAAACGTTTGATGTCGCTTTGCCATATGCAGGACTGATGCCTTGGATTCCTGAAACAGGAGCAGTCGATGATTCGCGCCTCACTCAATTCTTGCAAGAGGCATTTGCTGAGCCAGAGTTATTTTCAGCGCCCGATACATACTGGTTAGGCAAGGCACTGGGGCGAGCGGCCCAGCTTCTGCCTTTGGCCGAGCAGGTGGGGATGAACGTTGAAAAAGAGCAGCTTATAGAACAGATGAAGACAGAGTTAGAAGATTGGCTCACTGCTGGCTCCGCATCAGGTGATGTAGAGAACGGCGAGCTTTCTGCGTACAGCAAAATCGAAGCTGAAAATTATGATCAAGCAAATGGTGTCGCAGTCTGTACTGATCAAAACGAAATACAAGCGGTATGCAGTTTTGGCGATGGTGACTGGATTCAAATAAGTGACGTTGATTTCGGTGTCACTGATCCTCCTGGAGCAGTACTGCGGGTTGCTTCTGGTGTTGGTGTCGGTGGCAGTGCATTGGTGGAGTTACGGCTGGATTCATTTGACGGACCACTTGTTGGAAATGGAGCAATTGCCAATACAGGTGGTTGGGATGTATGGACTGACTTTAGTATTGCTGTGAGAAGTGAGGTGCTAGAGCAGTTAGACGGTATTCATGATCTATACGTTGTTTGTGATACAGGGTATCCAGGTGATGTATGGAATCTTGATTGGCTTCAGTTTGATGGGGGCAATGGTGGATCATCAGGTGGGACAGATGAAACATTCTTCGCTCGTGACGATACATGGAGCACATTGATCGGCTATCCATCTTCATATGGCTCCGCGGGTGAGCTTAATGATCATCATTTTCACTACGGCTACTTTATTACTGCAGCTGCTTTCGTTGCAATTCATGATCCGGAGTGGGCCGCATCAAATCAGTGGGGAGGCATGATTGATTTACTTATCAAAGATGCAGCCAACTGGGAGCGAGACGATGATCGCTACCCATACCTTCGTAACTTTGATCCATACGCTGGCTACTCATTAGCATCTGGGCACCAAGGTTTTGCATCAGGAAACAATCAAGAGTCATCTTCAGAGGCGATCAATTTTGCATATGGCGTGATGCTTTGGGGGCAGGCGACGGGACGGGCTGAGATTCGAGATCTTGGTATTTATCTCTATGCAAGTGAAGCCGCTGCAATTGCTCAATACTGGTTTGATGTAGATAACGTGGTATTTCCTACTGCATTCCCTCATCCCATGATCTCGATTGTTTGGAATAACGGCGGCGACTATGCCACCTGGTGGACAGGTAATGTTGAGGAAATACATGGCATCAACATCTTGCCAGTAACAACCGCAACGCTACATTTGGGGCATTGGCCGCAGATGATTCAAGACAACTGGAACTACTTGCTGAGTCGAAATCCAGGCCAGCCAACTGTGTGGCAAGACATCTTGTGGAGTTTTCTGGCCATGAGCAGTGGTCAGGAAGCACTTGAGGCCTTTGATTTGAATCAAAGCTATGCGCCAGAGCCTGGTGATTCTCGAGCACACACCTATCAGTGGTTGGCAAGCATGAACCACCTCGGGCAGGTTGTTTCTGACGTCACTGCTGACATTGCTAGCTATGCCGTGTTTGAGAATGGTGGACAGCGAACATACATGGCATGGAATCCAACAAGTGAGGAAAGGCAGGTTGTGTTCTCGGATGGATTTACGGCTTGTATTGCTGCGCAGACTATTCAAACATTGAATGATCAAGAAGTGGTTTGTCAGTGTCAGGGTGATCTTAATGGCGACAGTCAGGTCAACATCAGTGATTTTACAATATTCCTTATTGCGTTCGGGCAAACAGGGGAGAACCAAGCGGACTTCAATGGCGATCTCATTGTCGATATCAACGACTTTTCCATATTTCTCATTGGCTTCGGGTCAGTCTGCCAGTGA
- a CDS encoding di-heme oxidoredictase family protein yields the protein MYGIRVFSSLYCCAAIAVAASLTQSTEAATPAYYGTACPNGNGLRYEVHTDPDVILCLIFLGAPGAGGYAMTQNEPGLWSIDVPQANPGDQIAFSLLLQNPLQYVYPDHQFVLTDECYSFDWTDVTPPPARGFRQSIKELNGTYLWAFEAGGESGNIPATNHVEVGYRLNNGPLLTAILGEDEPGRWTGIVPGASAGDQIEYYYKQMIGVQPMDTTRFTRTLGEAEEAIPDYPITTVTTGRFRDRHPNEWRFDNYVDLYSVARTYEVKVIDYGNKIDVITTVDAEVGVGGVDFKYFVQSGPYDEMCDRPLTNINLNMDRNGHIFTKTVEDLTPGAIIEWDYTFLGLPAESPVGQYYSEFFYYHVGQGRFGKYSNPRAYAAGDASIPEVVTPRFGFAQHAQRLKIEELNAFMAGKVRFETDHMNGDLINLPTYFDCCSGPIGFVMNQSPVFQTGQIGPKFNSASCISCHMLDGKGATPNQGMDLQALVMQLSIPGADENGGPVAHPYYGHQFNTQSVEGSQAEGNLRVDYTEQSGAFADGEAYSLRVPSYRFSEMAFGALGKNVPDVDGTPGYRGMAEASPRMPPMLAGLGLLESVSEEDILSRVDETDHDGDGISGRPNWVYDHMSDSMKLGRFGWKASQPNLLQQTAAAFHHDIGLTSPIFPTADCGDDDEQCNDIEGSGVEISQSDLSLVEAYIRGLTLPPRRNFEDPDAIAGMHLFKRANCHTCHTPSLQTSQNYPIVGFRGQRIEAFTDMLLHDMGPGLADNRPHFDASGSEWRTPPLWALGYVKHVLGVPETCTDPFSGGAQPNFLHDGRARSVSEAILWHGGEGQSSRDSFIAMTSTERSQLLAYLEYPFADPIFDNKETLCPSDFDGSGVVDIGDFSILLLEFGTVGSSPADLNGDSIVDITDFGAFLVAFGTTCSE from the coding sequence ATGTATGGAATTCGCGTTTTCTCATCACTGTATTGCTGCGCAGCGATTGCTGTCGCGGCAAGTCTGACGCAATCAACAGAAGCTGCTACGCCTGCCTACTATGGGACAGCCTGCCCCAATGGCAATGGCCTTCGCTATGAGGTGCATACTGATCCAGATGTGATCCTATGTCTCATTTTCTTGGGTGCCCCTGGAGCCGGCGGCTATGCCATGACTCAAAATGAGCCGGGTTTGTGGTCAATAGATGTGCCGCAAGCAAATCCAGGTGATCAAATCGCTTTTTCTCTTTTACTTCAGAATCCTCTGCAGTACGTTTATCCTGACCATCAATTTGTGTTAACAGACGAGTGCTATAGCTTTGATTGGACCGACGTGACGCCTCCACCGGCACGAGGGTTCCGTCAATCAATAAAAGAGCTCAATGGAACTTATCTGTGGGCGTTTGAGGCAGGTGGTGAGTCTGGCAATATTCCTGCAACAAATCACGTTGAAGTTGGTTACAGACTTAATAACGGCCCGTTGTTAACAGCCATACTTGGTGAAGATGAGCCTGGCCGATGGACAGGAATTGTTCCTGGTGCTTCAGCAGGCGATCAAATTGAGTATTACTACAAACAGATGATCGGTGTGCAGCCAATGGATACGACACGTTTCACTCGAACACTCGGTGAAGCAGAGGAAGCTATTCCAGACTATCCCATCACAACTGTTACAACAGGTCGTTTTCGTGATCGCCATCCCAATGAATGGCGTTTTGATAATTACGTTGACCTTTATAGTGTTGCTCGCACTTATGAAGTAAAGGTCATTGACTATGGCAACAAAATAGATGTCATCACAACAGTTGATGCAGAGGTAGGCGTGGGAGGTGTAGACTTCAAATACTTCGTTCAAAGTGGTCCATATGATGAAATGTGTGATAGGCCGCTTACGAACATCAACCTCAACATGGATCGCAATGGTCACATTTTTACGAAGACAGTTGAGGATCTCACGCCAGGTGCGATTATCGAATGGGACTACACATTTCTGGGTCTGCCGGCTGAAAGTCCTGTTGGTCAGTATTACAGCGAGTTCTTTTACTATCACGTCGGGCAAGGACGGTTTGGGAAATACAGTAATCCACGAGCCTATGCGGCGGGCGACGCATCAATTCCAGAGGTTGTCACGCCTCGATTTGGTTTTGCCCAACATGCCCAACGCCTAAAAATCGAGGAATTGAATGCGTTTATGGCAGGTAAGGTTCGTTTTGAAACGGATCATATGAATGGCGACTTAATTAATCTGCCTACGTACTTTGATTGTTGTTCAGGCCCGATTGGTTTTGTGATGAATCAAAGTCCTGTATTTCAAACTGGTCAAATTGGTCCTAAATTTAATAGTGCTTCTTGTATCTCATGTCACATGCTTGATGGCAAAGGGGCAACACCGAATCAAGGTATGGATTTGCAAGCGCTTGTGATGCAGCTCTCTATACCTGGCGCCGATGAAAATGGTGGGCCAGTTGCTCATCCATATTATGGCCATCAATTCAACACACAGTCTGTAGAAGGTTCTCAAGCAGAAGGAAATCTAAGGGTTGACTACACCGAACAGTCAGGGGCATTTGCCGATGGTGAAGCGTATTCATTGCGAGTACCAAGCTATCGATTCAGTGAAATGGCTTTTGGTGCTCTTGGTAAGAATGTGCCCGATGTTGATGGGACACCTGGATACCGCGGTATGGCAGAGGCCTCACCACGGATGCCGCCCATGCTTGCTGGTCTCGGCTTGTTGGAATCTGTAAGTGAGGAAGACATTCTTAGTCGTGTTGACGAAACTGATCACGATGGCGATGGAATTTCAGGCCGACCGAATTGGGTCTACGATCATATGAGTGATTCAATGAAACTCGGTCGTTTTGGCTGGAAAGCCAGTCAACCAAATCTTCTCCAGCAAACCGCTGCAGCTTTTCATCATGATATTGGCCTGACTTCACCTATTTTTCCAACAGCAGATTGCGGTGATGATGATGAGCAGTGCAATGATATCGAAGGCAGTGGTGTGGAAATTAGTCAAAGTGACCTCAGTCTTGTCGAAGCGTATATTCGCGGTCTGACACTTCCACCGCGGCGGAACTTTGAGGATCCAGATGCAATTGCTGGTATGCATTTGTTCAAGCGAGCAAACTGTCACACGTGTCACACACCAAGTCTTCAAACTTCGCAGAACTATCCTATTGTCGGATTCCGTGGCCAGCGAATAGAAGCATTTACGGACATGTTATTGCATGATATGGGACCGGGACTTGCAGATAATCGACCGCACTTTGATGCATCTGGCAGTGAATGGCGTACACCACCCTTATGGGCACTGGGATATGTAAAGCATGTACTGGGTGTACCTGAGACCTGCACAGATCCTTTTTCAGGTGGTGCTCAACCAAATTTCTTGCATGATGGTCGAGCGCGGTCTGTTTCAGAGGCGATTCTTTGGCACGGTGGCGAAGGTCAGAGTTCCAGAGATTCTTTCATCGCAATGACAAGCACAGAACGTTCTCAGTTACTGGCCTATCTTGAATATCCCTTTGCTGATCCAATCTTTGATAATAAAGAGACCCTTTGCCCATCAGACTTCGATGGCAGCGGCGTGGTTGATATTGGCGATTTTTCAATTCTGTTGCTGGAGTTTGGGACGGTTGGTTCATCACCAGCCGATCTTAATGGTGACAGTATTGTTGACATTACTGACTTCGGGGCATTTCTTGTGGCTTTTGGCACAACCTGTTCTGAATGA